Genomic window (Marasmius oreades isolate 03SP1 chromosome 3, whole genome shotgun sequence):
CGTGGTACCATCCTACCATCAAAACATCGATATCGTTGAAATCATTATAATAATCAAATCGTGGAGGGATACGAAATTGTCCAACACGATGGTTTTATCTCGCAAGGAACAGATCTACTGGCCATGCATTCAACTCCTGGAGGGAGTCGACCGAGCATGGCAATTCGGACACATACTCGAGCAGTTTTCGCGTCTCTACCACACACCTGAGTCGGAAACAGTTTCATTTCCTGCTGCCTACCTTACGCATCGCCCGCGTACGGACCGATTTTGCAGATCCATCCGAGTAACTCAAGATGGACGGAGGTTCGTTTTGTCATATACTGGAGCCGAGTGGGATCACAAGGGATAGATACTTAGAAGCTTCATCCGTCTACATCGTTCTTTACTCCGTCATGCCTACTTCTTTCTCCCATGTATTTGACACTCCAGTGTACCAAGGCAAGACCTCGTTCCCCACTGGTGTCTTTATCAACGGTCAATTCCGCGATGGCTCCGAGGATACTACTATCGAGTACGTTCTCCAAAATTCTGGATGAACAATTGGACGCTCAGTTTCCCTCCCTCAAAGTGTCATAAACCCAAGTAAGAACCTTGGTTTCTTTTTTATCTCGGTTTGCCTGTCCCGACTCAAACGATCCCCAAGCAAATGGGAGTACCATAACAAAAGTCCCCGAAGCCACTGCGAAAGATGTAGATATCGCAGTTGAAGCGGCTCAAAAAGCTTTCGAGACCGTCTGGGGTCTCAATAGGCCTGGGAGTGAACGAAGTAGACTTATGATCAAGCTCGCGTCGGCCATGGAAGCTTGTGCGGACGAATTGGCGGCGTTGGATGCTTTGGACAATGGTGATTGATCCCTTCCGCGTTCTATGAGATCAAGGTTGACGAAGGAACGCGATTAGGCAAAACGTTCAACTGGGCGAAGGCTATCGACGTACCCTTCGCCATTGAGCTGATCAGGTATTATGCTGGTTGGGCAGATAAAGTCTATTCTCCGTTTTTAATGTTTTGTTGAGAAGCTGATGGGGCTGTTTGTGAACAGATTCACGGACAAGTTATGGAGGTGAATAGTACTGTGCTACCTGATCTTTGAATTCGACCCACGTTCTTCAATCAGACTACGGAGGGAAAACTCACCTATACGCGTCACGAACCCATTGGCGTCGTGGTATGTTCTTTCTATTACAACTGTTGGAAAGCGCTTGTTAAACCCTTGTGACTAGGGTCAAATTATACCCTGGAATTATCCATGTGAGAACATCCACTTTCGTTCAGGCTTGCACTCACCAACACCGAACAGTAATGATGATGTGCATGAAAATCGGACCAGGTGAGTTCACCTCGGAGAAGGGACTCGCGATTTCATACTCATATTCCTTTCCGCTCCCAGCTTTAGCAACAGGTAACTGTGTCGTTTTGAAGGTACCGACTCTCTGTTCTATTTCCTGCAGTTCTCATTCAAATATCACTTCACTTTCCTTAGCCATCCGAATTCACCCCGCTCTCCGCTCTCCGAATGTGCAGTCTCCTGAAGGAGGTTGGGTTCCCACCTGGCGTTGTCAATGTCCTCGTAGGGTACGGGCACACGGTCGGTAACGCCATCAGCACCCATAATGGGATTGAAAAAGTCGCCTTCACGGGGAGTACACTGACTGGTAGAAAAGTAATGGAGGCCGCCGCAAAAAGTAACTTGAAGAATGTGACGCTAGAGTTGGGAGGGAAGGTACGTTTTGTCGCACTTGATCGGTAACCGTGATCTCACTATGTTGCTAGTCTCCGAACGTTATCTTCAATGACGCTGATCTGGAGCAAGCCGTTAATTGGTCATTCTGGGGAATCTTGTTCGAGCTTGTTCCGTTTACTTTCTGGATCGGTATTTCTGACGTTGGTTCTTTAAGTTGGAATCACGGACAGGCTTGTATCGCAGGCTCGAGGATTTTCGTTCAATCTGGGATATATGACAAATTTTTGGAAAAGTTTACGGAGAAGACAAAGACGATCAAGATGGGTGATCCGTTTGCGGCAGATACGTATCAAGGTCCACAGGTGTCGAACATCCAGCATGATGTGAGTTTATAGCAAGAAGGGTGCCGCGGACATGGTTATTCATACCTTTGACTGCAGCGCATTACGGGGTACATCAAGTCTGGAAAAGAGCAAGGGGCTACCGTTCATTATGGTGGCGAACCATATAGCGGTGAAGGGTATTTCGTGAACCCTACGATTTTCGTAGATGCGAAACCGGATATGAAGATCATGCAAGAGGAGATTTTCGGTCCCGTTTGTTGCGTGGTTAAGTTCGAGGATGAAGACGGTAAGTACTTCACGCCTTTGTGTACACTGTAATATGAGCGCTTTTGGACTAATATCATGAAAAGATGTCATCAGGCAGGCTAACGATACCAGTGCGTTGCGTTCCCACTTGAACCAAATCGGAACAAACTTTCTCACCTCTTGAACATTATATCTATATCCCCAGTTTATGGACTCGCTGCGGCCGTGTTTTCGAAGAATATTGATCGCGCATTGAGTGTAGCCCACAAGTTGAAAGCGGGCTCGATTTGGGTGAGACTGTCTGGCAATGGCTCTTCATGTTGATGAAGCAATAACTATAAATCTCGTCCGCAGGTCAACTCCTACAGCCACATCAGTGTGAACGCGCCATTTGGAGGTTTCAAACAATCTGGTATTGGCCGTGAGTTTGGAGAAGAGGCTTTACACAAGTGAGTGTCGTTTTGTGCCTCCTCTGTTCTTCTGCAATGGCCGGTCCCTGATGTTGTCATGAATAGTTATGTGAATGTAAAGTCCGTTCATGTGAACCTTGGATTGGCTGTACCAGAAGTATGAAGCAATGTATCAGTATTTATATCTTTACTTACAATGCCTTACTGAGTTAAGTACACGAGGGAGCGTAACCCAGGTATTTTACGTCGAGATTTTGAGCATAGATTACGTCAATTCATCTTATCAGATTAACCTTGTTTGGGGCAACCCCTTACCCAAGTGCCTAAGCTCGACGCTTGCTCAGTCACTGATTCTGGACAGTCACCTCCTATCCTTCGCAAATTGCCTTTTCAGtttacttcttctttctttctctcccGATAGTACCACCCGTGTAGCACATTTTTATTCTGTCACCTTTCGCACCCGCCCGCCCACTTGCAGCAGAAACTACAATGACGACGATAGAAGCGCAGCGCAACACCGGCGCCGGCACCTTTAGATCTATTCAGAGTCCTCCAGAATCGTCGTTGTCATCGACAGAATCCCAGAGAGTGCCAACGACCTCCCCATCAGCCTCAATGATATCTTCTACCACGACAGTGACGGGCACTCAACACCTACCACCCAAAGCTCCTTTATCGACCCTCCCCACGATACCCCATCAAGAAccagcttcatcttcttcctctcgccCAACATCACCCACACCATCTAATCATTCGCTCTCCGATACCGATTCGGAATCTTCATTTCCTTCGGTCTCCTCGAGCTTTTTCTTTAGTTCAGCGGCTCACAGTCCAAATTCCAACCCATACTCGCAACCGCATTCGAACGATAGTGGCGGGGAGTATGAAGGTCAAGAAGGGCTGCATATGATCATACCTTCTTTGACGCTGCCAGAGACGGTACATCCGACTCCCAGGCAAGAGCAGGTCCGCGAAGATACTGAAATTAGGTTGATTGCCATAGTGGGCCCGGATATGTTGAAAGAAGTCGAGCAAAGTCTTGTTAGAGCGTACTGGGAGGAGGGTGAAGATAAGGAACATCTCAAGGTATTGAAAGGTACTGTGAACGGTCGAGATTCGGATCCGGAGTTGGATAGTGACAAGCGGAAGCTGAGGGTGGCACTTTGGGTCATTGAGCATTCGGAGGCTCTGGATAGTCGCGAGGTATGAGTTCTTCTGTTATTTGGATATCGTCGTAGAAACGATTTTTATTTTCCTTGACGTTATTTGGCAGATATCTCAGATCATTCGTCGACTCATCAATTCATCGTTCCGCTCGCTTGATTCTCAGCTACATCAAGAGCATGAAGTTGATTCATTGGCATCTTCGACGTTCTTCTCGGACGTACACACGGCTGTCCTCATCTGTCCAACGTCGTCCCTGACCGACCATATGAGCGATTTAGAATATCTCATTCCATCCATTCACCTAGATCTACCAATATCACAGCAGACTCTCCACGATCTTATACTACCCACAGGACTCTCGAGGCAGAAAAAACAAGTGGCAGACAATTTCCTCAGATGGCGGGCCTCCAATCATGAACGAGACACTACTCTTCCTCACTTACAAGGCAATAAACACCGGGCTAGACGTTGGAACAAGGCCGACTGGGAACGAGAAGTAGAGGAAGAATTGGGAGTGTCGTTGTATCCCATAtcttcacctccacctccacctcccgcTCCACTAACAGCTCGCGTTCCGCCTCATACAGTTCATCGTTTCACCCCCGAAACGGCAGCGAGCCATTATCCTTCCTCACCCGAGGCAACGATATTATCCCCGAGGCCCCGTCCTTCGAAGTCCTCGTCTGGTAGTGGTAGTAACGTACGACCACACAAGAGACCATTATCGCCGCCGCCTTTACTGTCTTCCCCTTCCCCATCACCCTCGCAAGCAGTGCCTCCGCATCATTCAGTCATTGCTGATCCTTTGCATCTCCCATCGTTGGTCATGTTGGGTGTTGAATTATTTGGTGCGATGAGGGCGAGAGTGTTTGGTCGGCGTGTGCACAAGGAGTTAGAATTGAGACGGGAAAATGggaatggtggtggtggttctgGTGCTGCTAGCCCGGTCAAGTTTTTGATGCTCGGATTTTGTGTTGGCGTTGGAGTTGGAGTTTGGTTGGGTAGGGTTGTTTGGGGGACAGTTTAATCTTTTTCCATCTTCATGTCATTTACGACCTTTCTTGACACGACAATTCTTGGCTTCTTTTTTGTTGAAGTTGCTCTTTGTATCTATGTAGTCCGTAGCGTATGAGAAAACGTGTATCTATCATCATTAGTGATCTATATCGACATATTCCATGCGAGACCTGTGCTTGTCTGGGCCTGCGAGTGCACGCTGCTCCGACgcgaaccaccaccatcgacGCTAGCGACATTATCTTCATGTTTCGTTTTCAAGACGTAGGTACCTCAACCAGGAAATAATGAAGGGCACAGCGAGCCTCTCTTTTCATGGACGTGAAGGACAGGACACGATTATCATCTAAATCGAATGAATGTTAATACCAGTCCGGCGTTAGCAAGATTGCGGAATACGTGGAAGCTGAAGTATGTCGACTCTCATCAATGTTTCCACGATTGGTCTGCAATACTGCGTGGCGAAGAAGAACGAATGGATGGTTTCATGGGTGGACTTTCAAGTTGGTTCCGTGTAGGGCTGAGGATGGCATATCATTCACTCGTGCTGTCTGGTACTGGCCCGGTATCCTCAAGGTCTAAAAGGTTCAGTACGTGGTCAGCCCTTCCTCTCGTCACCAACTGACCGTGATTCAAGTCATTTCGACAGGTCTCCGATTGATTTTCCGAAGGAGTAGGATTCGGATGTCCTTTCAATATCCGACGGATACGGTCAATTCCACATGAACTTCGCTGGGACTCTATTCACACCCTATCTCCCAGGAGCCGCTCGGTCTTAGACCATTAGATATCCTGCAGATGGACGTTGATTTCAATTGATTTTGCCGCGTGGCAGGAGATCGAGCCCATATGTCTGTATTTGGTGGTTGTAGGTGAGCTCTCGACTTTCAAGTTGGGTCACTGAAGGACTGCTGAATATCCCTGACAAACCGCATCTATTGTTCATACATAGGTTTATCCTAAAGCCGTTGGGTATCCCACCGCAAGCCCTGAACTCGGGTGAGGCTTGACCGTAGGCCTCTTTACACTTGCGACTTTCTGTATGTACTGAATATGTTGTTCGTCAGAATCCAATCCCGGCTATGTGCGTCATGGGTGGtcgtttcaagttcaaaaagTACATTGGTTCTAGCAGAACTGTATCTTGATTGCGCCCATGAGTTTGAAATTTGACAACTCAAGATCACTAATGTGACTGTAAAGGATACGAATACGAATACGCGTACGGGAAAGGAGGCATTGAAACGATTACCATAGCCATGCGGATCCTAACAATTGAAGCTGGTCAGCTTGAGAAGGCTACATTCAAATTGCActcatcatcctcgtcatcatAGTCCGCTCCCCCCGAAGCATCAACGTAGCTATTCAAATTCCCTGATAATCCATCTTTAACTTGGTGGTCGATGGTTGATTGTGTTCCAGACTATTCTCGTTTCTCGTGTGCTCTGGATCACCGCATGGGCTGTTCACCGAATATTCAGAGATTCTTTGGGTATGATTGGGGTGCAGGAAACCATATAAACCACTTGTATCGAGCCATCTCGTCACTCTACCTTCCCTTGTAGCTTCCACACAAGCCTTACACGGTTCAAGTCATGATGAAACTgatttctttctctctctccggGGTCGTTTTGGCTTCGAGTGCCGCTGCACGTACTTTCACCGTTTATAATGCTTGTCCCTTCACGATCTGGTGAGTTCATACAACCTCTCGACTTTGTTTTCCGTCTCTGAGGCTGACGGTCTATTTCTAGGCCTGGGGTAAGCCACTACAACTGTCGCCCTCAGGCTCCCTTGACTCAGGCCATCGAATCTAGATGTTCACCGACCTTCACGCTGGGAACGCTGTCCCCGACTTCGCCACAGGGTATGTAATGTCATACTTTTAAGATCATTTTGCTTTTCTCATCTTAGTTATCATCAGATGGGAAGCACAAGCTTGGTCCAAAGTGTCATTCAATGTTCCCGATAACTGGACCGCCGGACGTATCTGGGTTAGTTCAACAAACGATAACTGCTGCTCAATTTCTGTCCAACTGCTACATTTTACTAGGCTCGTCGTAACTGCGATATGTCCAAGCCCGGCCCCAACAACTGCCTCACCGGAGGATGCAACGGAGGTTTGGAATGCGACCGTAACAGCGGCACTGTATGATTTTCCCATCACTGCATTTGATGGTTTCCGACTCACCTATGATCAATCGATAGGGAGTACCCCCTGCAACCGTAGCGGAGTGGACACTGTCCGCTAACCCAAACGTTCCCGACAACTACGATGGTGAGAACAACAAAACCTATCGCTAGTTTTTGAAAATTGCTCACAAGGCAACAGTTTCTCTTGTCGATGGTTACAACTTGCCCGCAAGGTTTGCTTGGTTGAGTTCCTGTCTATCGTTCAAATTAAATGATTCGACAGGATTTCGAACAACAAAGGCTGCCCTGTTGCTGAATGCGCGAAGGATCTAGGTCCTGATTGTGAGCAACTATCTAGATCTCGAGGCTAGTTGGCAACTCACATAAACGTATTTTTGCAGGCCCTGCCCCTCTCAAAGGGCCATTTGACAGCACTGGATTCCCTGTCGGGTGCAAATCTAGCTGTGTATGCTGATTCAAGTGACCAAGTCCCTCCCTGTTACCACCCATTTAATGCCATCTTCTCTTTAGCTCGCCAACCTAGACGGAAATCCCCGTATGTCATTTCGTAGCCAAGAAACCTGTTTTTGACCAACTCCCTGAATCGCTCAGAGAACTCCGCTAACTGCTGCACTGGATCTCATAACACCCCCGAAACTTGCCCCGCCGATGGCGTTGCTTATTACAGTTACTTCAGTACGTCGTGTTTCCTTCCACGGTCAGTGTCCAAAATGTTGACCCGTGTATCGCAGAATCGAATTGCCCGAGGTCCTACGCCTATGCCTACGACGAGCGCAGTGGAACTGCACTTTTCACTTGTGACTCCAAGCTAAGGGCCGACTACACCTTGACTTTCTGCCCATGAAAAGTTCTATTATTTGAGGGGCGATTCGGTACTGCACTTTCTAGGGAGATAGTAGTAGGATTGTACGCACTACATAAGTATATGATTGCGTTTGattttgtatttattacGAAGTGCTTTCCGCACCTCATGATCAAGTAGCTCCGGTACTTCGTAGGACTGTTTCCCTGAAGGAACTTTTGCGTGTTGCCCCGGGATCGCAGCCTGTCCTCTATGATAATCCAATTCGAATGGTAAGTCGAAACCGCATAAAAAATTAGGATCTCCGTATTCCAGATTATATATTTTAtctagatagatagatggaTATTATTTATGCTGTGTTTCGCCGCTCTGATGTACACCGACCCTATAGGTTTCAACATCCCTCATTCTTGCCACCGATTTCTTAACTCCGTGTGATGATGGCCGAGGGGACATCGCTGTCCGATTGAATATCCTCTGGAATAGTGAATGTGTGAAGGTCTAAAATCCATTTTTTTTCCTTTATGAGCTAAGAGAACACTTTTGGAAACAAATTGGAAAGATGCGGCGGGGAGCCAACTTACCCAAGGGTGTTAAAACCACCGAGCCTGGGAGACCGAATCTTGAGTCTCTTCTGGTTTGCGTCTCACTCGACGTCGCAGCCTGGCTTGAATCATCAACGACTCCAGGATTTTTATGACGTTTAAGTGCGATGCAGTTGCCGACTATAGTGAGAGTGTAGAGTCGACCGACGAGATTGAACACGAAAACGAATGCTGGTATGTGCGAACAAGGTATCAGCACAAAACACCCATTCATCGGATTCGAGATGCGCTTTTCCTACACACACCTTGGATAGACGTGAAGAGTAAGATGACCTTGAAAGTCGCCGCAATCGCAGTAACGACCCCGCTAGTTATCGCGACCAATGACAGACGATACAACAAGCTGCAAGTGGTACGAATTTAGCATTCACAGAGTAACCCAGCAAAAGATCTGATTCACGAACCTCTGCGTGGGGGCGTCTACAGTATCAACGCTACGTGCCGCGCGGAACATATTTATCGCAATAAGTAGATCCGTGGCAGCACAAGTAACAGCCGCGACCCTGGTGACTGTGTTTCAGCGCGTGAAAGACAAGAGGTATGGAAATGGAAACGGCCCCTACGCGATTGAAGGAACGCCGTACCGATTCACTAGATCAGGAAGGAGCAAGGCGTAGATGCCGGTAATAAAGCCAAAGACTAACTGGTGGCAAGTAAAAGTCAGAGGAACTCCTCGTAGAGAAAACGACAAAAATCATGCATAACCCACATGAATTATAGCCCCGAGGAGGACAAATGATACAACGATTCTGTTCCGAGCACTGTTCAGAGAACCCCGTTCGGGGGATGATATAGAACCGAGATAGAAACTCCCAAACACAGGTTCACGCACAGAATCCAGTATCGGTGAACAAGGTAGAGTTGTTCCAAGACTGAAACCAGGTAGGTGAGTATGATAACAACTCCCTCGCGTGAATTTGTATCATCAATCAGTGACTTCGGAGCTGTTTCTGAGTGAGTGTGTTGAATTCGCGAGGTAATAATAAATCAGACCAACCAGTGTGAAGCCATGCGAAGTAGCACACAAACATAGTGCACACAGTATCTAGGAGAAGCGAGCCTCCCAGGCTGAATTTTTGGAATCGATTTTGTTTGTGGTGCAGGAAGAAGTAGACCCCAAGAGTTATTTCCGTCGAGTAGAGAAAGATATTTATCCAAGAACCAATTAGAAAGCTTTGGAGATCTGTATAAGTCCTGGAACGAGAGGTTTTCAATAACTCACATGGTGCTATGATGTTCATGTTCAGCGTGGTGCTCGAGCATGTTTAACTCTTCCGCTGACTAGTAAAAAATCACCAACACTTGGTAGGTAGGAGATAGAAGCATGGACCGAGGAATGAAAGGTCGGGAGGGTGCAATGACTTTTGCGATGAGTACATACATCCGATTTAAGTTCAAGCTCAGCGGATTGTTCGCTCCAATACATTACCCGTAAATGTATCGTCATGCATATTTAGGTCGCCGTAACTAGGTCCACTAAGCCAAAAAAGACTTGACGTTCGCCTTTGAGTATGACAGCCATTGCAGGTCCCGTGAGGCTGGTAGAATTGAATATTTCAACAGGCCCTGTACATCATAGATAAGCCGGGCTTCGTTTGAACTCAAACTCCCTTATGTAGGTTGTCCTTGGGTCTCGGAGCTTTCAAGGATTTGCTAGACGATACCTAAGCGTCTGAACGGGTGCGCTGGGATGACGGGGAAGTAATTGATTTCAATTCAGCCACCATCATTTCAGTACGACCGACCATACTTACCTTCGGACTTGGGTATACATACTATTCGCGACTTTTGCTCTGCAACTTTCCCTGACCGATAAACTTCTTCCTCACGTCACTATAACCCGCTTTCTGCTTCCTTGTTACGCCACATTCGATCAAAAGTCCAAGGTCAAGTGACGATACTTTAGACGGGATGGATTCAATCAAGGCTACACAGAGAGCAGCGCCGCAAAGGTGGTGAATCGAAATCGTGGGAATCCAAAACTTCGTTTTTGCAAGCTTCCCCAAGGATCTGGTTCTGGGAAAATCAATAATGCTATGTCATATAACTCAATTCTCTGTAACGGAACGTCAAGCCTACATCCCACGCTGACAAGAACGATTATCAGAAACTGACCAGCACATCCACACCCAGCCGCCGCCTCGCTATATCCTCACTCTCTCCTACAATGTTTTGCCGTATCTGTTGCCCTCAGTTGAGAAGCATACTGACAAGCCTTTGTTGTTTGCATTCAAACGACTGTTTCTCGTGAGTTCCAAGAACCTGGGTAGCGCGAAATATGTCTTCTTCCGAGTCAGGGAAACCTAGTGCGCGCCCTGTAAAAAGGACGTTCA
Coding sequences:
- a CDS encoding uncharacterized protein (CAZy:GH152); the encoded protein is MFTDLHAGNAVPDFATGWEAQAWSKVSFNVPDNWTAGRIWARRNCDMSKPGPNNCLTGGCNGGLECDRNSGTGVPPATVAEWTLSANPNVPDNYDVSLVDGYNLPARISNNKGCPVAECAKDLGPDCPAPLKGPFDSTGFPVGCKSSCLANLDGNPQNSANCCTGSHNTPETCPADGVAYYSYFKSNCPRSYAYAYDERSGTALFTCDSKLRADYTLTFCP